CTCGACCTCTCTAGCTTTCCCAAGGAGTCCCAGTGCGACTGGCAGGACCTGGTGGATCTTGGAGAGCCCAGAAGACACGCAATGTCTACAGGgattaagatggaggaggaggtcaATGGATACAGGGTGAGGATCTCTTTGTGTGTGCATTAGTGATTTGTTGGTTGAATAAAGGgaaaacaatgtaaaaataataatCATCTGTAAATGTAGATTTCTTGTGAAATTCATATTCATAAGCTATATTGTAGGTTTTTCTATCATTTTTATCTGGCGTTAGTGCGTAGCCAAAgctttagggtctaactgtagCATGCCAAATACAcaccaaatgcttttgggaacttGGGCAGAGATAGTTAACATCTGTCCGCTGAGGCAAAAAAGACCATGTCtaagtttaattcaataagaggaaaagctgcgaaatggagagttgaaaaataaatcgaaggcagggcagtattccatttttttatattttttaatagATTTGGttgtggtaaaagaggatgatggcAGTTGCCAGTGTGATTGTGGTCACTATACAAATTCAACAGTTGCAAGACAGGGCCTTCAAAATGTCATGTCAAGTGAACTGTAATGTTCGGATGGGTTCAATGGAATAGTAGCCATTATttaaatctggacactgactgtaggtctataacttcTCATAAAGCCTAATAATATTAACTGgtgcagaattaagcatttctcGCAGTAAACTTCGGAACAGGAGTGGATTAACTATCATTTATTTCAGGAACTTGAGAAAACGAATGCACTGTTAGGGACTATCTGTATAGGTGGCGttgctatctttatcagcatcataaaagctgatagtattttaatcacataaaatatgcatccaagccgaaCTGAAACCTTATCAAAAACATGTTGGGTCATTTTTAACAGCTTTTAATTTCCTTAAAAAAcggtcaaactgatgtcatttggaaatgTTGCGTTTTCTCCCCGTCCCTAAAAGTCTTGATGAAATAGTGAAGGGAGAACAAACTTTACAGACATCAACTAGATTGACACATCCATTCGATTTATCGATTTATGACgacattctggtgagcaaggctttatttagtcttctaggccTGTCAAAAAATTGTTCCGCCATCTGACTGTACAGAGCATTTTCTATATTGCGGGTTAGGGTCGGTGtgggcctcagattttcactttatcacattttttatatatttttatttcacctttatttcaccaggtaggccagttgagaacaagttctcatttacaactgcgacctggccaagataaagcaaagcagtgcgacaaaaactacaacagagttacacataaccaaacgtacagtcaataacacaatagaaataatctataaacagtgtgtgcaaatgtagaagagtagggaggtattTATATACATTGGGAGGTACATATACTCGGGCTGTTGCGGattgggttattagcaattgtgAACAAACCGCTGACCCGCGCATCACTAGTGTTAGTGTCAGCATGTATATATTGCGTTAATCAGTATATTAATGATCAgaatccctctgtctctgtgttcctttctctctgtcagcTGGAGGGTGATAGCGGAGAGGGAGATggtgaggtagaggaggaggaggatgaggatgatgatgacgatgatgaagaAGATTGTTTCCCCTCCCTCCTACCCGACATGGGAGAGCGCGATGTACGTATCCCGGAAGTCTTCTCACACATTGATGAGTTTGGAATGCTCAGCGCCTCAAAGGGGGCGGCGACCTCAATAAATCGGGACCTCTCACTGGGCGGAATGGGCTTTGCTGGGTTAGGACTGGCCAATCACGAGAGTACGGGACTTCTGGTTGGTTTGGAGAAGCAGCGTGTGGAACTGGAGAAGCAGCGTGTGGTTGTGGAAACGGAGCGGCTagcggtggagagagagagactcctacTGGATAAGGAGAGACTGAGTCAGtcggaggtggagagggagagattgcaactggagaaagagagattgcAGCTGGAGAAGGAGAGACTTAGGCTGTTGCTCATGAACCAATCAGAACGGGCTTCTGCTCCCCCCCAGCAaggccctccctcctcctccactcctacCACATCCTCTTCCTCTGCTGTGGATGGACAGAATGAGAGAAATGAGAATAAACCCTGGCTTTCTATGATAGATCTGGAGGGTGAGAGACTGAGCGTGGAGAAGGAGCGACTGCAGTTAGAGAAGGAGAGGCTGCAGTTCTTTAAGTTTGAGTCTGGACGACTGCAGATAGAGCGGGAGAGACTAGAGGTGGAGAGAATGCAGCTTCACCAGGACCAGGGTcattgagagagggaggatgggattgCATCAAATAACATTTGGTctcatgcttcgtaaacaacaggtcaATGCTTATGGGCCGTTCCCAATAATGTAGAGAGGAAATGGTtgaaagatgatgatgatgataataatagatACATAATTAGAAATGAAAAGCTTTGtaatatacatggggtaccagtaccaatttgatgtgtaggggtacaaggtaattgaggtacatACAggggcaagaaaaagtatgtgaaccctttggaattacctggatctCTGCATAAATTAGAcataaaatgtgatctgatcttcatctacaGTAAGTCACATCaatagtctgcttaaactaataacatacAAATGATTGTATTTGTCTTGTCTTTATTGAATagataatttaaacattcagtgtaggttggaaaaagtatgtgaacctctagactaatgacttctccaaaagctaattggagtcaggagtcaactaacctggagttgaatcaatgagacgagattggagatgttggttagagctgccctgccccatAAACACTCACAACAtttagtttgctattcacaagaagcagtgcctgatgtgaaccatgcctcaaacaaaggagatctcagaagacccaagattaagaattgttgccttgcatgaagctggaaacggttacaaaagtatctctaaaagtcagtccacggtaagacaaattgtctagaAATTGAGAAAtgtcagcactgttgctactctccctaggagtgtccgtcctgcaaagatgactgcaagagtacagcgcagaatgctcaatgaggttaaggaGAATCCTGGAGTGTTAGctaagacttacagaaatctctggaagatgctaaCGTCTCTGATGGgtctacaatacgtaaaacagtaaacaagaatggtgttcatggaagaagccactgctgtccaaaaaaaacattgctgtacATCTGAAGTTCACAAAAGatcacctggatgttccacagtgctactggcaaaatattctgtggacagatgaaactacagttgacttgtttggaaggaacacacaacactgtgtgtggagaaaaaaaaacacagcacaccaacatcaaaacctcatcccaactgtaaagtatggtggagggagcatcatggtttggggctgctttgctgcctcagggcctgggcagcttgctatcatcgatggaaaaattaattcccaagtttatcaagacattttgcaggagaatgtaaggcgaatctgtccaccaattgaagctcaatagaagttaggtgatgcaacaggacaacgacccaaaacacagaagtaaatcaacaacagaatggcttcaacagaagaaaataccccttctggaatggcccagtcagtcctgaccaCAACCCGATTTGAGAtactgtggcatgacctcgagagcggttcacaccagacatcccaagaatattgctgatatgaaacagttttgtaaggaggaatggtccaaaattcctcttgaccgttgtgcaggtctgatccacaactacagaaaacgtttcgttgaggttattgctgccaaaggagggtcagtcagttattaaatccaagggttcacatacttttcccaccctgcactgagaatgtttacacggtgtgttcaataaagacatgaacaattataattgtttgtgtgtttgagttcAAGCAGactgtgtctattgttgtgacttagatgaagatcagatcacattttatgacccatttatgcagaaatccaggtaattctaaagggttcacttacttttcttcccactgtatgtacatataggaATAACGTGACAGGTAATgaacagtaacagcagcgtgtGTGATGAGCATTAAGGGGTATCTACGAGAGAAATGCCCGGAAGAAAGGTCAAAGAAGAGGGGAGCAGTGTGGTATTTATCTCAGTGTAGACAGGCCAGGTATGAGCCTCTATGAGCAGTCACAGGTTCAGTCTATTTTAAGAGATGAGAAAAGGATAATGTTGCCTATATGCTTTCTGCATCGCCTTTAAGACTCACAATAAAGGATATAAATGAATAGtgttatttattttgaattctGCCTGTTTTTATGAATACATCTGGTGTGAACCCACATTCACACTTAAATCAGCTGATAAACCTCCATCTCTCACAAACACAGCAGGCAGTTCAACTCACAAAGACTAGGGGTTTTTCTGCTTTGGGATGTTCTGTCTGTTTCTGCAAGGAAAGACTATATGAAAGGATGTGTTTCAGCTGCTGACTGGTTTATCCGTCTACATCAAATTCTGTTTTATTAAACGGTCCTTTTTCACTGGTGAAACGTGTCTTCAATAAATGATCAATGAAATGTGTGAGAGACTGAATACCAAATAATTGCAGCAGTTTGGCTGCTGAAAATATCCCTCATATCTGTCTAGTAACATACATATTGGGGATCATATCtgtctagtaacagacatattgggtatcatatctgtctagtaacagacatatcggtgatcatatctgtctagtaacagacatattggtgatcatatctgtctagtaacagacatattggtGATCATATCTGTCTAGTAACATACATATTGGGGATCATATCtgtctagtaacagacatatcggTGATCATATCTGTCTAGTAACATACATATTGGTGATCATATCtgtctagtaacagacatattggtgatcatatctgtctagtaacagacatattggtgatcatatctgtctagtaacagacatattggtaatcatatctgtctagtaacagacatattggtgatcatatctgtctagtaacagacatattggtgatcatatctgtctagtaacagacatattggtgatcatatctgtctagtaacagacatattggtgatcatatctgtctagtaacagacatattggtgatcatatctgtctagtaacagacatattggtGATCATATCTGTCTAGTAACACATATTGGTGATCATATCtgtctagtaacagacatattggtgatcatatctgtctagtaacagacatattggtgatcatatctgtctagtaacagacatattggtgatcatatctgtctagtaacagacatattggtGATCATATCTGTCTAGTAACATACATATTGGTGATCATATCtgtctagtaacagacatattggtgatcatatctgtctagtaacagacatattggtGATCATATCGGTCTAGTAACATACATATTGGTGATCATATCTGTCTAGTAACATACATATTGGTAATCATATCtgtctagtaacagacatattggtGATCATATCTGTCTAGTAACATACATATTGGTGATCATATCtgtctagtaacagacatattggtgatcatatctgtctagtaacagacatattggtgatcatatctgtctagtaacagacatattggtaatcatatctgtctagtaacagacatattggtGATCATATCTGTCTAGTAACAGACATTGGTGATCATATCTGTCTAGTAACATACATATTGGTGATCATATCtgtctagtaacagacatattggtgatcatatctgtctagtaacagacatattggtgatcatatctgtctagtaacagacatattggtGATCATATCTGTCTAGTAACATACATATTGGTGATCATATCtgtctagtaacagacatattggtgatcatatctgtctagtaacagacatattggtgatcatatctgtctagtaacagacatattggtgatcatatctgtctagtaacagacatattggtgatcatatctgtctagtaacagacatattggtgatcatatctgtctagtaacagacatattggtgatcatatctgtctagtaacagacatattggtGATCATATCTGTCTAGTAACATACATATTGGTAATCATATCtgtctagtaacagacatattggtAATCATATCTGTCTAGTAACAGACAAATTGGTAATCATATCtgtctagtaacagacatattggtgatcatatctgtctagtaacagacatatttgtGATCATATCTGTCTAGTAACATACATATTGGTGATCATATCtgtctagtaacagacatattggtgatcatatctgtctagtaacagacatattggtGATCATATCTGTCATATCATATCATGTCTTTGTTTAGGTTTACATGAGTGGCAGCATCTTAAACAAGCACACCCTTGAACAGACTAAAGACTATCTTTGTCAAAGATGGCCTTTTAACAGCTTTTGGatgagggtgaggagagggaaggtGGAGAGATGGGTGAGAGACAATGGGAGTGTAAGGAGAGGGTGGGTGACAGACAATGGGAGTGTAAGTAGAGGGTGGGTGACAGACAATGGGAGTGTAAGGAGAGGGTGGGTGAGAGACAATGGGAGTGTAAGGAGAGGGTGGGTGAGAGACAATGGGAGTGTAAGGAGAGGGTGGGTGACAGACAATGGGAGTGTAAGTAGAGGGTGGGTGACAGACAATGGGAGTGTAAGGAGAGGGTGGGTGAGAGACAATGGGAGTGTAAGGAGAGGGTGGGTGAGAGACAATGGGAGTGTAAGGAGAGGGTGGGTGACAGACAATGGGAGTGTAAGGAGAGGGTGGGTGAGAGACAATGGGAGTGTAAGGAGAGGGTGGGTGAGAGACAATGGGAGTGTAAGGAGAGGGTGGGTGAGAGACAATGGGAGTGTAAGGAGAGGGTGGGTGACAGACAATGGGAGTGTAAGGAGAGGGTGGGTGACAGACAATGGGAGTGTAAGGAGAGGGTGGGTGAGAGACAATGGGAGTGTAAGGAGAGGGTGGGTGAGAGACAATGGGAGTGTAAGGAGAGGGTGGGTGACAGACAATGGGAGTGTAAGGAGAGGGTAGGTGAGAGACAATGGGAGTGTAAGGAGAGGGTGGGTGAGAGACAATGGGAGTGTAAGGAGAGGGTGGGTGAGAGACAATGGGAGTGTAAGGAGAGGGTAGGTGACAGACAATGGGAGTGTAATGAGAGGGTGGGTGACAGACAATGGGAGTGTAAGGAGAGGGTGGGTGAGAGACAATGGGAGTGTAAGGAGAGGGTGGGTGAGAGACAATGGGAGTGTAAGGAGAGGGTGGGTGACAGACAATGGGAGTGTAAGGAGAGGGTGGGTGAGAGACAATAGGGAGGGGTGAGAAGATAAAAAGGTGTGACAGTATTTTTAGGAGAGACAGTATTGATGTAGCAGAATGCTGTGAGAAGCCTAGGGGACAGAATTAAAAAAGCACCACCtctggtgcagagagagaggaagacggaTGAGAGGAAAATAaatgaggggaggagatggagaagcagagagggatagaaagaaaaACACTAAATGGAGAGGAAAGGAAACGaggggaggagatagagaagcagagagggattgagagagagagatacaaaagAAGAGGAAAGGAAACGaggggaggagatagagaagcacgagagggattgagagagagaaagatacaaaagaagaggaaaggaaatgaggggaggagatagagaagcagagagggattgagagagggaaagatacaAAAGAAGAGGAAAGGAAACGaggggaggagatagagaagcagagagggattgagagagagaaagataaaaggagaggaaaggaaacgaggggaggagatagagaagcagagagggattgagagagagaaagataaaaggagaggaaaggaaacgaggggaggagatagagaagcagagagggattgagagagagaaagataaaaggagaggaaaggagtagGAAGTATAGAGCGAGGGATAAATTGGGAgtggaagacagggagagagaaaagtctGCAACTGTTCTGCACGGGCAGTGAGGGGagggtgtgtaagtgtgtgtgtgtgtggagcagtgagaggagggtgtgtgtgtgtggcggggtTAAGAGGTTTGGAGAGTTGTTCAAAAAGCCCATTTTGCTCTGCTGAAGAATAAATGGGAAATGCTTGTCAGTGATGACCCTGCATTAGTATGTGAGATGTTCCGGGAGGGAGCTTTCCAACATGGCCACCGCTCAGCAGAGAGGGAACTTTCCAACATGGCCACCGCTCAGCAGAGAGGGAACTTTCCAACATGGCCACCGCTCAGCAGAGAGGGGACTTTCCAACATGGCCACCGCTCAGCAGAGAGGGGACTTTCCAACATGGCCACACCACAGCAGGGACCCACTggccacacactggttgaatcaatgttgtttccatttCACATTAATTAAAATACGTTGTACCAACTTGGAATATActttgaattgacatctgtgcccagtgaggagggagagggctCTCTGACAAACCACAGCAGGGAGGGAGCTCTCACATGGCCCCTCTACAGCAGGGAGGGAGCTCTCCAACATGGCCCCTCTACAGCAGGGAGGGAGCTCTCCAACATGGCCCCTCTACAGCAGGGAGGGAGCTCTCCAACATGGCCCCTCTACAGCAGGGAGGGAGCTCTCCAACATGGCCCCTCTACAGCAGGGAGAGTGCTCTCCAACATGGCCCCTCTACAGCAGGGAGGGAGCTCTCCAACATGGCCCCTCTACAGCAGGGAGGGAGCTCTCCAACATGGCCCCTCTACAGCAGGGAGGGAGCTCTCCAACGTGGCCCCTCTACAGCAGGTAAGCTTTAACCTGTGCTCTGTTGAACCAGAGAAAACACTAGGTTGTCCATTCATGTGGCTTCAGGTTACAATCTAAAACGCTCACGGATCTATAATGCAAATGTCAATATAAATGTAATGGAAATGTCAATGTTATCTTTAGTTATTGCCATTATTGTTATTGTCATCATTTATTTGGAAAATGTGTATCTACACCCTATTTCTGGGAGGGTTTTCTCCAATAACTCTTCAGAgataaactatcattttgaaGTCACGCACAGTACACACCACCCAAAATGCTGTCAGTGAAATAAATACTCAGAGAGAAAGCAGGGGTTGATATTTTACTAGAAAACGTAACCAAATACAAAGAAAGATTGTGTTAAACCCAGAAAACACTGAAGTGGTTAGTAGCCAGCCAGCAGTCAACCTGTCTGCTTCAGCAATACACAGATAGGAGTGCCTGTCTGGGTTTTAGTTCATCTGGTGGGAGATTGAAGAATATACACATGAAATCATCTAAATGTCTTGTAAACTCTAGAGggttaggagagggagagagattaagACTAGGGCTCAGAGTGAGAGTTTAAAGGCTGACTGGTTGTGTCAGTGCCTATACGAGTCTAAAGGTCAGAAGGTTTAATGTCAGGGGTTAGGTCAAGGGGAGATGAGAAGGAGATACAGAGTGCTCACAATTCCAGGCCAAAGGAAATACTACCCCCGCAACTGCTGTCAATGCCACCAAAATGTCTGGTACttcatttttttgttatttttctttctccctttcctctccagaCTGCTGTAATAGCCTTTAAAACAGAAGACGGTCAGACAAAACAACATGGCTAGAGGATTAAACACAAAGAAGATCTGGGACTATTGCACATACAGAGGCTATGTTCTCAAAATgatgaacaaaacaacaaaataaaacaaaatgggGAACAAACAACTAGAAAAATAAGGAACATCTTGTGTGGTGCCGAAGATCACTCTGCAAGAGTTGACCCCGTGTaagtgatgtgtgtgtttgtggatgtgtTTGTGAGTGTCAGATTGACATTCAGTGTGGATTAGGACACACAAAGACTGTGTAAATGAATCATTATCATTATCAAAACACCCTTTTAACAGAACATATGTCATGGCCTCACTCAATGGTGATAATCTAATGTTCTATAGCTCTCTGTCGATGTATAGATATATATTcatttgtactgtatataatatgtatttaTAAAAAGATGTATTCATAATTACAAGTGGCATTTTGTTATATTCATTATTGCAATGAATTATTACCTAAGATGGTTAAAAAAGAGAGGTGATTTCAGTTTTGCTACTCAGTTATTTACAACAGTTTAAAAAGCAAGCTTCTGATACAGTACATCCCCCTCCACGGAAAAACAACATGGCTACGTCTCAGTTCTTTAGACCAGGGACCTAGCTGGCTAAatgtggccctggtcaaaaataatgCCTTATATTGGGGATAATGTCCCATTTGAGATGAGCTTTGATACGTTTTCTTCACTTCTCACAGAATGTACAGGTTCACCTCTGTTCCCCGCCCAGAGAAGTGATACGTCTAGTTGTTATTTAGCGTTACTGTCATTTTATGGATCATTTCAATAACTATTACTCCTTTTTGTAGTTTATTTCTACAAACTCCTGTGAATCCTACGGTTGTGTTAGCCGTGTGAGTTTCGAGATATCCATCGAGTTGTCGTCTATTACTTTAACTTCAGTGATCACTGTGTTGTTTTTGCGAGACGCTAACCAAAGTGTTGTAAGAAAGCATGTTCGTCTGACCAGTTCACGGCGAAACAGCAGGTTTGTACAGTCCAATGTTTTCAGGTTTACAGTTTTCTGGTCTTATAAGAGATTCTCCTGCCGCTTATTCCTCGCAGGCAAGTGAAGATGATGAAGAttatgatgatggtggtgtttGTCCTAAAGCATAGTTTCCTGGTATTGGGTCAGGGGTGTGGCTTGTTAGAGGACCCATTCTATCACGTCGGCGCAGATAAAGTCACGTCTGCTTTGCTCATGACGCTGCCCAAAGTCTTCGTCATCAACATCGCCATCTTTTTGTTTATTTCGGTTCCTGTGTTGTTAGTGTACTGACACTGTCAGTTTGGCACCTTGTTGTCCTTGTTTCATGGATCTCCCAACGTTTACACTCATATGAGGAATTTGTGTGATGGCGATCGTCAtatttttcccccctctctccctgtagttgCTGTTAGCTTGCTGGCGGTCtctggtctgtgtgtctgtgtggcgtCGGGGTGGTAATGAtgtagccgtgtgtgtgtgtgtgtgtatgtgtgtgtgtgtgtgtgtgtgtgtgtgtgtgtgtgtgtgtgtgtgtggttaaggcacagtgtgtgtttttggtttttaGGGTAGGCCCGAGGGTAGGGAAAGCCCTGGGTGTCTGAGGGAGTGGCCAGCATGGACGGCCTTAGGGCAGTCCGGGGTTAAGACACGCCCATTCTCACCCACACTGCCCGTGATTGACAGCCGAGCCTTGTTCCGCATGGCTTCTGTGAAGGGCAGCTGGatggggtgatgagagagggaggagaaaaggaAAAGAAACACTTGAGTTTATATAATAGGACCCTAATGAATCAAATACATCAATCACTGTGCAAACATAggaacacacaaatacacacacacatctcacgcACACACATTACACAAGCATTAGCATTgaaacatacaggtaactgccaaaataaaggaaaaagtTGTGTAAAAGAGGAATACAAAGTATTCCGAACAAAATTATGAACGCAACATGCTTCAATttgaaagattttactgagttacggttcatataaggaaattgaggtcctgggttggcgtggttacacatggtctgcggttgtaaggccagttggacgtactgccatatTCTCTACATTGTTAAGAAatcaacattcaattctctggcaacagctctgttgaacattcctgcagtcagcatgccatttgCAAGCTCCCACAAAACTTgagaaatctgtggcattgtgttgtgtgacaaaactgcacattttagagtggccttt
This genomic interval from Oncorhynchus clarkii lewisi isolate Uvic-CL-2024 chromosome 27, UVic_Ocla_1.0, whole genome shotgun sequence contains the following:
- the LOC139386278 gene encoding myb/SANT-like DNA-binding domain-containing protein 4, with the translated sequence MSLSKTSVSPSLRDPSAPLLTARLDFLQMKHLKRKRKSNYSVRETQTLIREIHKRRDVLFSRQQNTAINELKRRAWEEVAGGVNSLGEGELRTSSEVKRRYLDWRSLMKRKQLHAELSLSTGLKAEYDPSSPEHNASLGSRDQSLDLSSFPKESQCDWQDLVDLGEPRRHAMSTGIKMEEEVNGYRLEGDSGEGDGEVEEEEDEDDDDDDEEDCFPSLLPDMGERDVRIPEVFSHIDEFGMLSASKGAATSINRDLSLGGMGFAGLGLANHESTGLLVGLEKQRVELEKQRVVVETERLAVERERLLLDKERLSQSEVERERLQLEKERLQLEKERLRLLLMNQSERASAPPQQGPPSSSTPTTSSSSAVDGQNERNENKPWLSMIDLEGERLSVEKERLQLEKERLQFFKFESGRLQIERERLEVERMQLHQDQGH